ATTCGTTCATTTCCCATATTTTTCACGTCCTCTTTTTATCATTTCCTGTTAAATTGTTATCCTTCCAGTAATTAACCCGCCTATCGCAGTTACTGCTAAGACAACAAACAACACCATTAGCGCTTTTTCTATTGTGGTATCCTTTTTTTGAATATCGTTTTCTTTTAATGCCCATTTATAAAGGATGATCCCCGGCGCATATAACAACATGGTTAAGAGCAAATAATCAATACCGGCTGCATATACAAGCCATATTGCATAAATGCTCGCAATAAAACCAATTACTTTTTCCTTCGTACGCTTCTCTCCTGATTGGTACGCTTCTCCTGTCATTGTCAGTTTCACTTGATATAGCGCAGAGAGCAGATACGGAATTAAAATAGCTGAGGATGCTAAAGAAAACATAAAGTTATATGCGGCCTCTGAAAATAATAACGTAATTAGAAATAACTGAATGAGCCCATTCGTTAACCATAAGGAGTTCACTGGAGCATGATTCTTATTTTCTTTCGCTAACCACTTCGGAAACACCTTGTCTTTGGCAGTGACATAAGGTAGCTCTGCAGCAAACATCGTCCAGCCAAGCCATGCTCCTAAAACCGAGATGATCAGACCAAAGTTAATAACGATCGCTCCCCATTTCCCGACAATTGCTTCCAATACATAAGCCATCGCAGGATTCGGCAGATCAGCCAATTCTTCTCTTGACATTATTCCTAGAGATAATAGAGAGATTAAAATGTAAATTAGAAGTACACTAACTAAGCCTATAATTGTAGCTTTCCCGACATCGGAACGATTTTTAGCTCTTCCCGACATAACCACTGCACCTTCAATACCAATGAATACCCATAAAGTGACTAGCATCATACTTCTAACTTGTTCACCAACAGATGCCCAAGTAAAACCTTCTCCTCCCCAAAAATCAAATGTAAAGGTATCCCATTTGAACGCAATGATCGCTACAATAATAAACAGGAAAATCGGAATGACTTTTGCAATCGTTGCCACTGTGTTAATAAGTGCAGCAGAATTGACTCCACGCAACACAAGATAATGAACCAACCATAAGACGACAGATGCCCCAATAATACTAGCGACATTTTGTCCCCCTTCAAAAATGGGGATGAAGTAGCCAATCGATGAAAATACTAATGTAGCATAGGCAACATTTCCTAAAAACGCGGATAACCAATAGCCCCACGCACTATTAAATCCTAAAAATGTTCCAAATCCAGCCTTGGCATAGCTATATATACCGCTGTCCAACTCAGGTTTTCTTCTCGTTAAATTTTGAAAGACAAAGGCAAGCGCAATAATCCCAATTCCTGTAATTATCCAACCGATAATGGCAGCTCCGGCATTGGATCCAAGTGCAATATCGCCTGCTAAGTTAAACGCTCCTCCGCCAACCATGGAACCAACAACAAGGGCGATCAGTGCGACTAACCCCAGCTTTTTTTCTTCTTCACCCAATTTTCATACACCTCCTTTTTGATAAAGCAGGGAAAACCCTTCCATATTTAGCTGTTTACACTTCCATTGGTTGCTGCCATCACCGCTTTAATAGTATGCAACCGGTTTTCTGCCTCATCAAAGACAAATGAGTTGTCACTTTGAAAAACTTCATCCGTAACTTCCATTTCTTTAAGACCAAATTTTTCATAAATATCTCGTCCTACTTCTGTCTCTAAATCATGAAAGCTTGGTAAGCAATGGAGAAACATGACATCTTTATTACCTGTTTTTTCAAGCATTTCTTTATTTACTTGGTATGGATAAAGTAAATCAATTCGTTCTTTAAATTTATCCTCTTCTCCCATAGAAACCCACACATCTGTATAGATCACTTCTGCTCCAGAAACGGCTTCATCAATATCAGCAGTAATCGTAATTTTTGCTCCAGAATCTTTAGCCACTTCCTCCGCGTAATTGACTACATCTTGATCAGGGAATAATACTTCTGGAGAACAAATACGAATATCCATCCCTACTTTTGCCCCACCGATTAGTAAGCTGTTGCCCATATTATTTCGGCCATCACCAACGTAAACGAACTTAACCCCTTTTAAATGTCCAATATGTTCTTTAACAGTTAAAAAGTCAGCAAGAATTTGGGTCGGATGAAATTCATTTGTTAACCCGTTCCAAACTGGCACACCTGAATGTTCAGCTAAGCCATTTACTGTTTCCTGGTCAAATCCACGGAATTCAATACCATCAAACATTCTTCCCAATACAATCGCCGTATCACGTACTGACTCTTTCTTACCGAATTGAATGTCATTTTTTCCGAGATACTCTGGATGCGCTCCTAAATCAATACAAGCAACAGTGAAAGCACATCGCGTTCTAGTTGACGGTTTTTCAAATAATAGGGCAATATTTTGCCCTTTCATATAATGATGCGGAATGCCTGCCTTTTTCTTTTCTTTTAAGTCGACTGCTAAATCAAGCAAGTAATTTATTTCCTCTTCGGTAAAATCTTTTAACGTCAAAAAATGTCTGCCTGTTAATTTATCCGTTAGTTTTGTTCCCATTTCCATCCTCCTAAAATTTTATTTTCATTGTAAATAATGGTAATTATATACGCATTGAATATTCATTTGCTCATAGTTTTATATTTAAAAAGAACTTATCTAGGTGGCTTCCTTGTTGCAGTTGCTACACCAGTTGTGATTTTTGAATAGTTCAGTGTATGCAGTTACAATGCGACTATAAAAGCAACTTGACGCATTATTTTTAGCCTTTGGAATATCCTTATATATCTTTTCTTGACAATGGCATACTCATACAGCGAGGACCGCCACGACCTCTGGATAATTCGGAGCTAATGACTTCAATTACTTCAATACCATGTTCACGAAGTAATTTATTGGACACATAGTTGCGGTCATATGTGACAACAACACCAGGAGCGATTGCTAATGTGTTAGACCCATCATTCCATTGTTCTCTTGGTGCAGCAATAACATCTCCACCTCCACATGGGATTAAAGCTACATCCTTTAGCCCTAATAATTCTTTTAGTGTTTCCAACAAATTCGTTTTATGCGTAATTTTTACGGTATCTTCTTCTTTTCCTTTTTCCAGAATATAGATGTCCATTTGTCCGTCTTTATTCTGTATTTCTGGATGGATGGTGAACTTATCGAAATCAACCATCGTAAATACAGTATCTAAATGCATAAACGCTCTTGATTTTGGAATTTCCACAGCAACAACACGTTTTATTTCTGCCTGTCGTTTAAAAATACTAATCGCGAGTTGCTCTATTGCCTTTGCTGCTGTCCTTGCACTTATTCCTACTGCAATTGTATCTTTACTTAAAACCAGCTCATCGCCACCTTCTATCGGACACGGATAATCTCGATCTAACCAAACCGGTATATCAGACTCCGCATATCTTGGATGATGTCGGATGATATAACTCATAAATAGAGATTCTCGCTTCCTGGCAACTTCCCTCATTGGATTAATGGTTAATCCAGTCCCTATTGTTGCTGCTGGATCACGAGTGAAATAAAGGTTAGGCATTGGATCTAAATAAAATGGATAATGATTATCTAACATTTCATAAAGATGCTTCTTTTTCTCCAACGGTATTTCTGATTTTCGTACACCTGCCATCACTTTCTTTACCATCTCTTCTGTATCAAAGGACAGCAAAAAGTCGGCTATCTTTTGAGAACTTGCACCTTGGATATTGGATTCCTTTAATATATCCATCACAAATTGCTTTTTTAACTTTTCTGTATGAAGCGCTTCGGTCATTAAATTCGATAAATATAACACTTCAATTCCTCTATTTCGTAGCGTCGAAGCAAAATAATCATGCTCTCTTTGAATCATTGGTAAATGTGGAATATCATCGAATAACAAATGCCCTAAATAATCAGGGGTTAAATTTTCTACTTCTTTACCTGGACGGTGCAACAGCACGGATTGTAGCTCGCCAATTTCGGACTTAACATGTAATGGTTGCTTCATTTAAATACCTCCTCATATCATAAAAAAACTAATTTTCATCATTAAAATCTAAACTTGTCAACAATTAAATCCCATGCACTCCTGTACGACTTAAATACATGGTTTGTCTTGGTGTTAGTATAAACAGATCACAAACAGTTATTCATTGTTTATAAAGGGATTTGTTAAATCATACACGATTATTTTCTTGCTTTTATTCATAACAAATGGTAATTAAAGAGAAAATATCCTTCGAAAAAATGGTGTGTTTTTTTACCATCTACCTTAATTCAATAACATTCTTTTTCTTTTACTTATAGAGTCTATTTTGTTATCTAAATTTAGACATTAGAAAAACTTGGCTTGTCGCCAAGTCTTATGGCGGAAGCCTTTGTTTTTCTTATACTATAAACCAAAAAAATCTTATACTTTCCTATAGTGCAAAAAAGCCGTCTTAGTTGTGAGCTTTTCACAACTAAGACGGCTTTTAATCTTTACGTGTTACATCTGTTCTGGAGCATGCACGCCGATGAGACGCAGTGCATTGCCGATCGTTATTTTAACAGCTTCCAATAGCGCCAAACGAGCTTTCGTTAAAGCTAATTGTGTCTCATCCAACACTTTCTCTGCATTATAGAAGCTGTGTAATGCGGAAGCTAAGTCAAAGGCAAACTGTGTTATTTTATGCGGTATTCGTTTCTCTGCAGCATCTAACACCAGTTGTGGAAGCTCTCCTATTATCTTTAATAATTCAACCTCAGTACTGTGTTGTAACAAGGACGCATCATAATCTTCATAGGAATATCCTTCTGCTTGTGCTTTATTTAACAATGTACAAATTCTTGCATGTGCATACTGTACATAATAAACAGGGTTTTCGTTCGATTGCGAACGGGCAAGATTGATGTCAAAATCCAAATGCGAGTCACAGGAACGTGTATTCATCATATAACGCATCGCATCAACACCAACTTCTTCCATTAACTGACGAAGCGTTAGCGCTTTGCCTGTCCGCTTACTCATCTTCACTCTTTCTCCATCTTCAAATAGGTTCACCATCTGGATAATGGCTGTCTCTAATATATCTTTCGGATACCCTAACGCTTGAATCGCTGCTTCCATCCTTGGAACATACCCGTGATGATCAGCTCCCCAAACATTAATCAGCTTATCGAATCCCCGCTCTAATTTATCGTTATGATACGCGATGTCAGAGGCTAAATACGTATAACTTCCATCTGATTTAATGACAACCCGGTCTTTATCATCCCCATATTTTGTCGTTCGAAACCATGTTGCGCCATCTTTTTCATATATATCACCAGTCTGACGCATTTTATCCAATGCTTGGTCAACTTTACCTTCTTTATATAATGACAGTTCCGAAAACCAATGATCAAATTCAACCCGAAATCGTTTTAGATCATCTTCAATCTTTTTTAATTCATACTCTAGTCCATATTGGCGGAAATAGGCTAAACGTTCGTCCTTTGATTTATGAATCCACGTATCCCCTTCTTCTGCAGCCAATTTTTCTCCAATATGAATAATATCCTGCCCATGATATCCATCTTCAGGCACCTCTGCTTCTAGTCCTAATGCTTGCATATAACGCGCCTCTACAGAGAGGGCTAAATTATGAATTTGATTACCAGCATCATTAATATAATACTCACGTTCTACTTCATAACCAGCTGCTTTTAATACGTTACAGAGCGCATCCCCATAACTTGCACCGCGCGCATGTCCTAAATGAAGATCTCCAGTGGGATTGGCAGAAACGAACTCTACTTGAATTCGCATACCTTTTTTTGGATGCTTACCATAATCTTCACGCGCTTGTAAAACATGAGGAAGCAATGGAGTTAAATAATTATTGTCCATAAAGATATTAATAAACCCCGGTCCAGCAGTTTTCAGTTTACGTATATGTGTACCTTGCACATCCAAATGTTCTATAATATTTTGAGCAATTTCCCTTGGAGGTTGTTTTGCTACTTTTGTCAGCTGCATAGCAATATTTGTAGCATAATCTCCGTGCTGATCATTATTCGGTTTTTCTAACATAATTGGCGGGATATCGGATTCTTGATCCACTAATTT
This genomic interval from Virgibacillus pantothenticus contains the following:
- the arcD gene encoding arginine-ornithine antiporter; the encoded protein is MVGGGAFNLAGDIALGSNAGAAIIGWIITGIGIIALAFVFQNLTRRKPELDSGIYSYAKAGFGTFLGFNSAWGYWLSAFLGNVAYATLVFSSIGYFIPIFEGGQNVASIIGASVVLWLVHYLVLRGVNSAALINTVATIAKVIPIFLFIIVAIIAFKWDTFTFDFWGGEGFTWASVGEQVRSMMLVTLWVFIGIEGAVVMSGRAKNRSDVGKATIIGLVSVLLIYILISLLSLGIMSREELADLPNPAMAYVLEAIVGKWGAIVINFGLIISVLGAWLGWTMFAAELPYVTAKDKVFPKWLAKENKNHAPVNSLWLTNGLIQLFLITLLFSEAAYNFMFSLASSAILIPYLLSALYQVKLTMTGEAYQSGEKRTKEKVIGFIASIYAIWLVYAAGIDYLLLTMLLYAPGIILYKWALKENDIQKKDTTIEKALMVLFVVLAVTAIGGLITGRITI
- the argF gene encoding ornithine carbamoyltransferase encodes the protein MGTKLTDKLTGRHFLTLKDFTEEEINYLLDLAVDLKEKKKAGIPHHYMKGQNIALLFEKPSTRTRCAFTVACIDLGAHPEYLGKNDIQFGKKESVRDTAIVLGRMFDGIEFRGFDQETVNGLAEHSGVPVWNGLTNEFHPTQILADFLTVKEHIGHLKGVKFVYVGDGRNNMGNSLLIGGAKVGMDIRICSPEVLFPDQDVVNYAEEVAKDSGAKITITADIDEAVSGAEVIYTDVWVSMGEEDKFKERIDLLYPYQVNKEMLEKTGNKDVMFLHCLPSFHDLETEVGRDIYEKFGLKEMEVTDEVFQSDNSFVFDEAENRLHTIKAVMAATNGSVNS
- the arcA gene encoding arginine deiminase, which gives rise to MKQPLHVKSEIGELQSVLLHRPGKEVENLTPDYLGHLLFDDIPHLPMIQREHDYFASTLRNRGIEVLYLSNLMTEALHTEKLKKQFVMDILKESNIQGASSQKIADFLLSFDTEEMVKKVMAGVRKSEIPLEKKKHLYEMLDNHYPFYLDPMPNLYFTRDPAATIGTGLTINPMREVARKRESLFMSYIIRHHPRYAESDIPVWLDRDYPCPIEGGDELVLSKDTIAVGISARTAAKAIEQLAISIFKRQAEIKRVVAVEIPKSRAFMHLDTVFTMVDFDKFTIHPEIQNKDGQMDIYILEKGKEEDTVKITHKTNLLETLKELLGLKDVALIPCGGGDVIAAPREQWNDGSNTLAIAPGVVVTYDRNYVSNKLLREHGIEVIEVISSELSRGRGGPRCMSMPLSRKDI
- the argS gene encoding arginine--tRNA ligase produces the protein MNIIQETEAAVKKAVRKSILRAKLVDQESDIPPIMLEKPNNDQHGDYATNIAMQLTKVAKQPPREIAQNIIEHLDVQGTHIRKLKTAGPGFINIFMDNNYLTPLLPHVLQAREDYGKHPKKGMRIQVEFVSANPTGDLHLGHARGASYGDALCNVLKAAGYEVEREYYINDAGNQIHNLALSVEARYMQALGLEAEVPEDGYHGQDIIHIGEKLAAEEGDTWIHKSKDERLAYFRQYGLEYELKKIEDDLKRFRVEFDHWFSELSLYKEGKVDQALDKMRQTGDIYEKDGATWFRTTKYGDDKDRVVIKSDGSYTYLASDIAYHNDKLERGFDKLINVWGADHHGYVPRMEAAIQALGYPKDILETAIIQMVNLFEDGERVKMSKRTGKALTLRQLMEEVGVDAMRYMMNTRSCDSHLDFDINLARSQSNENPVYYVQYAHARICTLLNKAQAEGYSYEDYDASLLQHSTEVELLKIIGELPQLVLDAAEKRIPHKITQFAFDLASALHSFYNAEKVLDETQLALTKARLALLEAVKITIGNALRLIGVHAPEQM